Proteins from one Streptomyces sp. NBC_00390 genomic window:
- a CDS encoding PTS glucose/sucrose transporter subunit IIB: protein MASKAEKIVAGLGGIDNIEEIEGCITRLRTEVLDPTKVDEAALKAAGAHGVVKMGTAIQVVIGTDADPIAADIEDMM, encoded by the coding sequence ATGGCCAGCAAGGCTGAGAAGATCGTCGCCGGGCTCGGCGGAATCGACAACATCGAAGAGATCGAAGGCTGCATCACCCGCCTCCGCACCGAAGTCCTCGACCCCACCAAGGTCGACGAAGCCGCCCTCAAGGCCGCCGGCGCCCATGGCGTCGTCAAGATGGGCACCGCGATCCAGGTCGTCATCGGCACCGACGCCGACCCCATCGCAGCCGACATCGAAGACATGATGTGA
- the rph gene encoding ribonuclease PH, whose translation MSRIDGRTPDQLRPVTIDRGWSKHAEGSVLISFGDTKVFCTASFTEGVPRWRKGSGEGWVTSEYSMLPRSTNTRGDRESVRGKIGGRTHEISRLIGRSLRAVIDYKALGENTIVLDCDVLQADGGTRTAAITGAYVALADAITWAQGKKLVKAGRKPLTGTVAAVSVGIVDGTPLLDLCYEEDVRAETDMNVVCTGDGRFVEVQGTAEAEPFDRKELNALLDLATGGCADLAALQRDALGATGQAG comes from the coding sequence ATGTCTCGTATCGACGGCCGCACCCCCGACCAGCTCCGCCCCGTCACCATCGACCGCGGATGGAGCAAGCACGCAGAGGGCTCCGTCCTCATCTCCTTCGGTGACACCAAGGTCTTCTGCACCGCCTCCTTCACCGAAGGCGTCCCCCGCTGGCGCAAGGGCAGCGGCGAAGGCTGGGTCACCAGCGAGTACTCCATGCTGCCGCGCTCCACCAACACCCGGGGCGACCGAGAATCCGTACGCGGCAAGATCGGCGGCCGCACCCACGAGATCAGCCGCCTCATCGGCCGCTCCCTGCGCGCCGTCATCGACTACAAGGCACTCGGCGAGAACACCATCGTCCTCGACTGCGACGTCCTCCAGGCCGACGGCGGCACCCGCACCGCCGCCATCACCGGCGCCTACGTCGCGCTCGCCGACGCCATCACCTGGGCCCAGGGCAAGAAACTCGTCAAGGCCGGCCGCAAGCCCCTCACCGGCACCGTCGCCGCCGTCAGCGTCGGGATCGTCGACGGCACCCCCCTCCTCGACCTCTGCTACGAGGAGGACGTACGCGCCGAGACAGACATGAACGTCGTCTGCACCGGCGACGGCCGCTTCGTCGAGGTCCAGGGCACCGCCGAGGCCGAGCCCTTCGACCGCAAGGAACTCAACGCCCTCCTCGACCTCGCCACCGGAGGCTGCGCCGACCTCGCCGCCCTCCAGCGCGACGCACTCGGCGCCACCGGGCAGGCCGGGTAA
- the rdgB gene encoding RdgB/HAM1 family non-canonical purine NTP pyrophosphatase, with the protein MTRLILATRNAGKITELKAILADAGLTHDLVGADAYPDIADVKETGVTFAENALLKAHALARATGLPAVADDSGLCVDVLGGAPGIFSARWAGSHGNDRANLELLLAQLSDIAEIHRGAHFACAAALALPDGTERVVEGRLQGTLRHAPVGTGGFGYDPILQPEGETRTCAELTPAEKNAISHRGKAFRALVPVVRELLG; encoded by the coding sequence ATGACGCGCCTGATCCTCGCCACCCGCAACGCCGGGAAGATCACCGAACTCAAGGCCATCCTCGCCGACGCAGGTCTCACCCATGACCTCGTCGGCGCGGACGCCTACCCCGACATCGCCGACGTCAAGGAAACCGGCGTCACCTTCGCCGAGAACGCACTCCTCAAGGCCCACGCCCTCGCCCGCGCCACCGGCCTGCCCGCCGTAGCCGACGACTCGGGCCTCTGCGTCGACGTCCTCGGCGGCGCACCCGGCATCTTCTCCGCCCGCTGGGCAGGCAGCCACGGCAACGACCGGGCCAACCTGGAACTGCTGCTCGCCCAGCTCTCGGACATCGCCGAGATCCACCGGGGCGCCCACTTCGCCTGCGCGGCGGCCCTGGCGCTCCCCGACGGCACGGAACGCGTGGTCGAGGGCCGCCTCCAGGGCACCTTGCGCCACGCCCCCGTGGGCACGGGCGGCTTCGGCTACGACCCGATCCTCCAGCCGGAGGGCGAGACGCGCACGTGCGCGGAACTGACGCCGGCGGAGAAGAACGCGATCAGCCACCGGGGGAAGGCGTTCCGGGCGCTGGTGCCGGTGGTGCGGGAACTGCTGGGCTGA
- a CDS encoding HNH endonuclease, giving the protein MSGKYPRDLLARTAVVSTSLVDLMRRVGAPMGSIPRRYLRGRLEKYGIDTSHFIDEPLPPRERRAYPRALLAEAAAHSCSIREVLEYLGLRPDDSPYSHVRKKLDQFGIDTSHFTHGWGLGAGILPREELASAVEASASLAGVLRLLRRTDNGASRQLVKRSIEAHGLSVAHFTGQAHHRGVPSPFRKSATDVLQRLETGSPRTKTAMLRRALDDLGVRHVCAKCGTGDVWQGRRLVLEIDHINGDRLDNRRENLRYLCPSCHSQTGTFSNRSRRTAA; this is encoded by the coding sequence ATGAGCGGCAAGTATCCCCGCGATCTGCTGGCCAGGACCGCAGTCGTGTCCACCAGCCTCGTCGATCTGATGCGCAGAGTCGGCGCTCCCATGGGCAGCATTCCGCGCCGGTATCTGCGTGGCCGGCTGGAGAAGTACGGGATCGACACCTCCCACTTCATCGACGAGCCGCTACCCCCGCGCGAGCGCCGCGCTTATCCGAGAGCGCTGCTCGCGGAAGCGGCAGCCCACTCATGCAGCATCCGAGAGGTGCTGGAGTACCTGGGACTGCGGCCGGATGACAGTCCGTACAGCCACGTCCGCAAGAAGCTGGACCAATTCGGCATCGACACCTCGCACTTCACCCACGGCTGGGGACTTGGCGCGGGCATCCTGCCCCGTGAGGAGCTGGCGTCGGCCGTCGAAGCGTCCGCAAGTCTGGCCGGCGTCCTCAGGCTCCTGCGGCGGACCGACAACGGTGCATCCCGCCAGCTCGTGAAGCGGAGCATCGAAGCTCACGGCCTGTCCGTCGCCCACTTCACGGGGCAGGCTCACCATCGGGGCGTCCCTTCCCCGTTCCGGAAGTCCGCCACCGACGTGCTGCAACGACTGGAAACCGGCTCGCCGCGGACAAAGACGGCCATGCTCCGGCGGGCGCTGGACGACCTCGGCGTTCGCCACGTCTGCGCCAAGTGCGGCACCGGGGATGTCTGGCAGGGCAGAAGACTCGTACTCGAGATCGATCACATCAATGGCGATCGCCTCGACAACCGGCGCGAGAATCTGCGCTACCTCTGCCCGTCGTGTCACAGCCAGACGGGAACGTTCTCGAACCGATCTCGGCGCACAGCCGCCTGA
- a CDS encoding HNH endonuclease signature motif containing protein, translated as MPVKYTRELLTEAARGAQDWGEAVRWCGGTPTPGSQRYLRQRMSELGIDTSHFRTARVRHTEERLRAAVAQSTSFKEVVRRLGISPVGGNQAHISRRITALGIDTSHFVTVRPGRPEGSHGEILTLRSPESGRVPGSRLRRELLRTGLLEMCAMCGVGTEWNGKPLRLEVDHRNGDWWDNRPENLQLLCPNCHAVTDTYRGRKRRSRA; from the coding sequence ATGCCGGTGAAGTACACCCGTGAGCTGCTCACCGAGGCGGCCCGCGGCGCGCAGGATTGGGGTGAGGCAGTGCGCTGGTGCGGCGGCACGCCCACCCCGGGAAGCCAGCGCTACCTGCGTCAGCGCATGTCGGAGCTCGGCATAGACACGTCGCATTTTCGAACCGCGCGGGTGCGCCACACCGAGGAGCGGCTACGCGCGGCTGTCGCCCAGTCGACAAGCTTCAAGGAAGTCGTACGCCGCCTCGGGATCAGCCCGGTGGGCGGCAACCAAGCACACATCAGCCGCCGTATCACCGCCCTCGGGATCGACACGTCCCACTTCGTGACCGTGCGGCCGGGGCGCCCCGAAGGCTCACACGGCGAAATTCTGACGCTGCGCTCCCCGGAGAGCGGCAGGGTTCCGGGGAGTCGTCTGCGCCGCGAACTTCTGCGGACGGGGCTCTTGGAAATGTGTGCGATGTGCGGGGTCGGTACCGAGTGGAACGGAAAGCCACTGCGACTCGAAGTCGATCACCGCAACGGCGACTGGTGGGACAACCGGCCGGAGAACCTCCAGCTGCTTTGTCCCAACTGCCACGCCGTGACGGACACTTACCGCGGACGGAAGCGAAGGTCCAGGGCATGA
- the bcp gene encoding thioredoxin-dependent thiol peroxidase: protein MSERLQPGDTAPDFTLPDADGNEVSLASHKGRKVIVYFYPAALTPGCTKQACDFTDNLELLAGAGYDVIGVSPDKPEKLAKFREKESLKVTLVGDPSKEVLTAYGAFGEKKLYGKTVTGVIRSTVVVDEEGKVERALYNVKATGHVAKIIKDFGI, encoded by the coding sequence ATGAGCGAGCGACTCCAGCCCGGCGACACCGCCCCCGACTTCACCCTGCCCGACGCGGACGGCAACGAGGTCTCGCTCGCGTCCCACAAGGGTCGCAAGGTGATCGTCTACTTCTACCCGGCGGCGCTGACTCCCGGCTGCACGAAGCAGGCCTGCGACTTCACGGACAATCTGGAGCTGCTGGCGGGCGCGGGCTACGACGTGATCGGAGTGTCCCCCGACAAACCGGAGAAGCTGGCGAAGTTCCGCGAGAAGGAGAGCCTGAAGGTCACGCTGGTCGGCGACCCTTCGAAGGAAGTGCTGACGGCGTACGGCGCGTTCGGCGAGAAGAAGCTGTACGGCAAGACGGTGACGGGCGTGATCCGCTCGACGGTGGTGGTGGACGAGGAGGGCAAGGTCGAACGCGCGCTGTACAACGTGAAGGCGACCGGCCATGTCGCCAAGATCATCAAGGACTTCGGGATCTGA
- a CDS encoding DUF3618 domain-containing protein: MSDARTPAQIEADIVRRREMLAEMLDEIGVRMHPKTVIGDAKARIASSVDQTAGRAFVAVNRTMSDVKAQFVRDDGAPRLERLVPVALVAVGLVGLLAMSARRRG, encoded by the coding sequence GTGTCGGATGCCAGGACCCCTGCGCAGATCGAGGCGGACATCGTCCGCAGGCGCGAGATGCTCGCCGAGATGCTTGACGAGATCGGCGTTCGGATGCACCCGAAGACGGTCATCGGTGATGCCAAGGCCAGGATCGCCTCGAGCGTGGACCAGACGGCCGGGCGCGCGTTCGTCGCGGTGAACCGGACGATGTCGGATGTGAAGGCCCAGTTCGTGCGCGACGACGGCGCGCCGCGGCTGGAGCGGTTGGTGCCGGTCGCGCTGGTGGCGGTCGGTCTGGTGGGGCTGCTGGCGATGTCGGCGCGACGGCGCGGCTGA
- a CDS encoding GroES family chaperonin, with the protein MSAKSHEHSTQHDKLPIRMLHDRVLVRTDIPEGERRSSGGIVIPATAAVGRRLAWAGVVAVGQNVRTVEPGDRVLYDPEDRAEVEVRGVAYVLMRERDLHAVAADRFQGSEDSTGLYL; encoded by the coding sequence GTGAGCGCGAAAAGCCATGAACACAGCACGCAGCACGACAAGCTGCCCATCCGGATGCTGCACGACCGTGTGCTCGTGCGGACCGACATCCCGGAGGGCGAGCGGCGTTCCAGCGGCGGCATCGTCATTCCGGCCACGGCTGCGGTCGGGCGGCGGCTGGCGTGGGCCGGGGTGGTCGCTGTCGGGCAGAACGTACGGACGGTGGAGCCGGGGGACCGGGTGCTGTACGACCCCGAGGACCGGGCCGAGGTCGAGGTGCGCGGCGTTGCGTACGTGCTGATGCGGGAGCGTGATCTGCATGCGGTGGCCGCGGACCGCTTCCAGGGGTCGGAGGACTCCACGGGGCTGTATCTGTAG
- a CDS encoding DMT family transporter, whose protein sequence is MAWVLLVVAGLLEVGWSIGMKFTDGFTRLWPSVFTGLGIVASMVLLSHAAKSLPIGTAYGVWVGIGAAGAAVVGMVVLSEPVTAARIFFVCLLLVAVVGLKATSGH, encoded by the coding sequence GTGGCCTGGGTTCTGCTTGTTGTCGCCGGTCTGCTCGAGGTCGGCTGGTCGATCGGTATGAAGTTCACCGACGGGTTCACCAGGCTCTGGCCGAGCGTGTTCACCGGTCTCGGCATCGTGGCCAGCATGGTGCTGCTGTCGCATGCGGCGAAGTCCCTGCCGATCGGTACGGCGTACGGCGTGTGGGTGGGTATCGGCGCGGCCGGTGCGGCGGTGGTCGGCATGGTCGTGCTGAGCGAGCCCGTCACGGCCGCCCGGATCTTCTTCGTGTGTCTGCTGCTGGTCGCCGTGGTGGGGTTGAAGGCTACGTCGGGTCACTGA
- a CDS encoding transglycosylase domain-containing protein yields the protein MVVGAFLLVTLMLMGGFAAGYLLVDIPPANAAATAQSNVYLYKDGTQIARDGDVNRENVPLARIPRHVQQAVLAAEDRDFHSKQAVDPQAMVRAAWNTLRGKGRQSGSTITQQYVKNYYLGQEQTLTRKAKEFFIALKLSREQSTYDILEGYLNTSYFGRNAYGIQAAAQAYYGRDVDDLDTAQGAYLASLLNAPSAYDIATRPENRRAALARWNYVLDGMVKEKWLSPAARDRLTFAMPHRVRPSTGLAGQRGYIVQAVEYYLTHNKIIDEKTLAAGGYRITTTLEPRKQDAFARAVKDHITSKLDRRRRAVDRNVRVGGASIDPATGKVVAMYGGIDYTKQYVNNATRRDYQVGSTFKPFVFTAAVEHRATTQDGRPITPRTVYDGRNMRPVQGWSGERYAPENSDNTSYGPITVSSATNSSVNAVYAQMAVDVGPLLVEQTAIGLGIPRNTPDLTPAPSIALGTATASVLDMTVAYATLANHGLFGTYTLVEKISRNGTDIALPRRSSRRVVSREAADTTTAMLRSVVASGSGTAARAAGRPAAGKTGTAEEDKAAWFAGYTPDLATVVAVMGQDPDTGVQTPLYGALGLRRLGGGDAPAQIWGQFMAAALKKTAVRDFDLKLAAGAENTGPPIMQAGPPHPSGARKSPSPTQGATNGGPQGGTTPGPTTGGPGLPSGTGNPSGTGNPSVPGHPGSPTAGGPGNPIGSGAPGSPQAPPGTPADGTSGAPGLPGFSPGAPVETLTPTAPPAPGPTTGGPQ from the coding sequence ATGGTCGTCGGAGCATTCCTGCTCGTCACGCTCATGCTCATGGGCGGATTCGCCGCCGGCTACCTCCTCGTCGACATCCCGCCCGCCAACGCCGCCGCCACCGCTCAGTCCAACGTCTACCTCTACAAGGACGGCACCCAGATCGCCCGCGACGGCGACGTCAACCGCGAGAACGTCCCCCTCGCCCGGATCCCCCGGCACGTGCAGCAGGCCGTACTGGCCGCCGAGGACCGGGACTTCCACTCCAAACAGGCGGTCGACCCCCAGGCCATGGTCCGTGCCGCCTGGAACACCCTGCGCGGCAAAGGCAGACAGTCCGGCTCCACCATCACCCAGCAGTACGTCAAGAACTACTACCTCGGCCAGGAACAGACCCTCACCCGAAAGGCCAAGGAGTTCTTCATCGCACTGAAACTCAGCCGCGAGCAGAGCACCTACGACATCCTCGAGGGCTACCTCAACACCAGCTACTTCGGACGCAACGCCTACGGCATCCAGGCCGCCGCCCAGGCCTACTACGGACGGGACGTCGACGACCTCGACACCGCGCAAGGCGCCTACCTCGCCTCACTGCTCAACGCACCCAGCGCGTACGACATCGCCACCCGCCCCGAGAACCGGCGCGCCGCGCTCGCCCGCTGGAACTACGTCCTCGACGGCATGGTCAAGGAGAAGTGGCTCTCCCCCGCCGCCCGCGACCGGCTGACCTTCGCGATGCCGCACAGGGTCAGGCCCTCCACCGGCCTCGCCGGCCAGCGCGGCTACATCGTGCAGGCCGTCGAGTACTACCTCACCCACAACAAGATCATCGACGAGAAGACCCTGGCCGCCGGCGGCTACCGGATCACCACCACACTCGAGCCCCGCAAGCAGGACGCGTTCGCCCGGGCGGTCAAGGACCACATCACCTCGAAACTCGACCGCCGCCGTCGCGCGGTCGACCGCAACGTCCGCGTCGGCGGCGCCTCCATCGACCCGGCCACCGGCAAGGTCGTCGCCATGTACGGCGGCATCGACTACACCAAGCAGTACGTCAACAACGCCACCCGCCGCGACTACCAGGTCGGCTCCACCTTCAAACCGTTCGTCTTCACCGCGGCCGTCGAGCACCGCGCCACGACCCAGGACGGCCGGCCCATCACCCCCCGCACCGTCTACGACGGCCGCAACATGCGCCCCGTCCAGGGCTGGAGCGGCGAGCGGTACGCCCCCGAGAACTCGGACAACACCTCCTACGGCCCCATCACCGTCAGCTCCGCCACCAACTCGTCCGTCAACGCGGTGTACGCCCAGATGGCTGTGGACGTCGGCCCCCTGCTCGTCGAACAGACCGCGATCGGCCTCGGGATCCCCCGCAACACGCCCGACCTCACCCCCGCCCCCTCCATCGCACTCGGCACCGCCACCGCGAGCGTGCTCGACATGACCGTGGCCTACGCGACCCTCGCCAACCACGGCCTGTTCGGCACGTACACACTCGTCGAGAAGATCTCCAGGAACGGCACCGACATCGCGCTGCCGCGGCGGAGCAGCCGGCGCGTCGTCTCCCGCGAGGCCGCCGACACCACCACCGCCATGCTCCGCAGCGTCGTCGCCAGCGGATCCGGCACCGCGGCCCGGGCCGCCGGCCGCCCGGCGGCGGGCAAGACCGGCACCGCGGAGGAGGACAAGGCCGCCTGGTTCGCCGGCTACACCCCCGACCTCGCCACTGTGGTCGCCGTGATGGGCCAGGACCCGGACACCGGCGTGCAGACACCGCTGTACGGGGCACTCGGCCTGCGGCGTCTTGGCGGCGGGGACGCACCGGCGCAGATCTGGGGACAGTTCATGGCCGCGGCACTGAAGAAGACAGCGGTCCGGGACTTCGATCTGAAGCTCGCTGCCGGCGCGGAGAACACCGGGCCGCCGATCATGCAGGCGGGACCGCCGCACCCGTCCGGGGCCCGGAAGTCTCCGAGCCCGACCCAGGGCGCGACGAACGGCGGGCCTCAGGGCGGCACCACCCCCGGCCCCACCACCGGCGGCCCCGGTCTCCCCAGCGGTACTGGAAACCCCAGCGGTACTGGAAACCCCAGCGTTCCCGGCCACCCCGGCAGCCCGACCGCCGGCGGTCCCGGCAACCCCATCGGGTCCGGCGCACCCGGGAGCCCGCAGGCCCCGCCCGGCACACCCGCGGACGGCACCAGCGGCGCGCCGGGACTACCCGGTTTCAGCCCGGGCGCACCCGTCGAAACCCTCACCCCCACGGCCCCGCCCGCCCCCGGCCCCACCACCGGCGGACCTCAGTGA
- a CDS encoding ABC transporter permease gives MRLYAVVAAGGFRRYATYRVATAAGVFTNTVFGLIVAYTYIALWDERPRLGGYDLPEALTYVWLGQALLMTCAMMGGGFEDELIERIRTGDIAIDLYRPADLQLWWLAGDLGRAAFHLLGRGIVPMVLGSLAFDLVFPASPLTWLAFFVSVALGVVVSFAVRFLVALSAFWLMDGAGVMQICWLATLFFSGMLLPLNLFPGVLGEVARALPWSSLLQVPADVFLGKHTGWSLVQAYAFQAGWAVALLAAGRALQRVATRRVVVQGG, from the coding sequence GTGCGGCTTTACGCGGTCGTCGCGGCGGGTGGGTTCCGGCGCTATGCGACGTACCGGGTGGCCACGGCGGCCGGCGTGTTCACCAACACCGTGTTCGGCCTCATCGTCGCGTACACCTATATCGCCCTGTGGGACGAGCGTCCCCGGCTGGGCGGCTACGACCTGCCCGAAGCGCTGACGTATGTGTGGCTCGGTCAGGCGCTGCTGATGACCTGCGCCATGATGGGCGGTGGTTTCGAGGACGAGCTGATCGAGCGCATCCGTACGGGTGACATCGCCATCGATCTCTACCGTCCTGCGGATCTTCAACTGTGGTGGCTGGCGGGCGACCTGGGGCGCGCGGCGTTCCATCTGCTGGGACGCGGCATCGTGCCGATGGTGCTCGGCAGCCTCGCCTTCGATCTGGTGTTTCCCGCCTCGCCGCTGACCTGGCTGGCCTTTTTCGTGTCGGTCGCGCTCGGCGTCGTCGTGAGCTTCGCGGTGCGTTTCCTGGTGGCCCTGTCGGCGTTCTGGCTGATGGACGGGGCCGGGGTGATGCAGATCTGCTGGCTGGCGACACTGTTCTTCTCCGGGATGCTGCTGCCGCTGAACCTGTTCCCCGGTGTGCTGGGCGAGGTGGCGCGTGCGCTGCCCTGGTCGTCGCTGCTGCAGGTGCCCGCGGATGTCTTCCTGGGCAAGCACACCGGGTGGTCTCTGGTGCAGGCGTACGCGTTCCAGGCCGGCTGGGCGGTGGCGCTGCTGGCGGCCGGCCGCGCGCTGCAGCGGGTGGCAACGCGCCGGGTGGTGGTTCAGGGTGGGTGA
- a CDS encoding ABC transporter permease, with amino-acid sequence MGEAVRAYGLIAAMWIRSTMTYRTSFVMTTLGNFAATGFDFVTILLMFSHVDALGGYSLPEIAFLYGTTSTAFGLADLVMGSMDRLGRRVRDGTLDTLLVRPVPVLAQVAADRFALRRLGRISQGLLVLGYGLANLDVGWTAAKVAMVPLMLLSGGAIFASVFVAGGAFQFWAQDASEVQNSFTYGGNTLLQYPPSIFAKDLVRGVTFVVPLAFVNWVPSLYVLGREDPLGLPDWLAFLPPLVAAVCCGLAAQAWRVGLHSYRSTGS; translated from the coding sequence GTGGGTGAGGCCGTCAGGGCGTACGGGCTGATCGCGGCGATGTGGATCCGGTCCACGATGACGTACCGGACGTCGTTCGTGATGACCACGCTGGGGAACTTCGCGGCCACCGGCTTCGACTTCGTGACGATCCTGCTGATGTTCTCGCACGTGGACGCGCTCGGCGGCTACTCGCTGCCCGAGATCGCCTTCCTGTACGGGACGACGAGTACCGCCTTCGGCCTGGCCGACCTGGTCATGGGCTCGATGGACCGGCTGGGGAGGCGGGTGCGCGACGGCACGCTCGACACCCTGCTGGTACGGCCGGTGCCGGTGCTCGCCCAGGTCGCGGCCGACCGTTTCGCGCTGCGCCGGCTCGGGCGGATCAGCCAGGGACTGCTGGTGCTGGGATACGGGCTGGCGAACCTGGACGTCGGGTGGACGGCGGCGAAGGTGGCGATGGTGCCGCTGATGCTGCTCAGCGGCGGGGCGATCTTCGCGTCGGTGTTCGTGGCGGGCGGGGCGTTCCAGTTCTGGGCGCAGGACGCCTCCGAGGTGCAGAACTCCTTCACGTACGGCGGGAACACGCTGCTGCAGTACCCGCCGTCGATCTTCGCGAAGGACCTGGTGCGCGGGGTGACGTTCGTCGTGCCGCTGGCCTTCGTCAACTGGGTGCCGTCGCTGTACGTGCTGGGCCGCGAGGACCCTCTGGGTCTGCCGGACTGGCTGGCCTTCCTGCCGCCGCTGGTCGCCGCGGTGTGCTGCGGGCTCGCGGCGCAGGCCTGGCGGGTGGGCCTTCATTCGTATCGCAGCACCGGAAGCTGA
- a CDS encoding ABC transporter ATP-binding protein has product MDFIELDGVEKVFEVRRRVAGSRIRRQKHQVRAVDGISFAVPRGEMVGYIGPNGAGKSTTIKMLTGILTPSGGRLRVAGIDPSRERTRLAQRIGVVFGQRTTLWWDLPLRDSYRLMHRMYRIPDQVFRENLDRCVELLDLGELLQVPVRQLSLGQRMRGDIAAALLHDPEVLYLDEPTIGLDVISKAKVRTFLRDLNAEQGTTVLLTTHDLTDIEQLCKRVMVIDHGRLMYDGALAGLHEVGESERTLVVDLERELAPVEVDGARTVKVEGPRQWLAFPASRSAAPLVAELAERYPLVDLSVREPDIEAVIAKLYAERPGL; this is encoded by the coding sequence ATGGATTTCATCGAGCTCGACGGGGTCGAGAAGGTCTTCGAGGTGCGGCGCAGGGTGGCGGGGAGCCGGATACGCCGTCAGAAGCACCAGGTGCGGGCGGTGGACGGGATAAGTTTCGCGGTGCCGCGCGGTGAGATGGTCGGCTACATCGGTCCGAACGGTGCCGGGAAGTCCACCACCATCAAGATGCTGACGGGGATTCTCACCCCGAGCGGCGGCCGGCTCCGGGTGGCGGGCATCGATCCGTCCCGGGAGCGCACCCGGCTCGCGCAGCGCATCGGTGTGGTGTTCGGTCAGCGTACGACGCTGTGGTGGGACCTGCCGCTGCGTGATTCGTACCGGCTGATGCACCGGATGTACCGGATCCCGGACCAGGTCTTCCGCGAGAACCTCGACCGGTGCGTCGAACTGCTGGACCTGGGTGAGCTGTTGCAGGTGCCGGTGCGTCAGCTGTCTCTGGGCCAGCGGATGCGCGGCGACATCGCGGCGGCGCTGCTGCACGACCCCGAGGTGCTGTACCTCGACGAGCCGACGATCGGGCTCGATGTGATCTCCAAGGCGAAGGTCCGCACCTTTCTGCGTGATCTGAACGCCGAGCAGGGCACGACCGTCCTGCTGACGACGCACGATCTGACCGACATAGAGCAGCTGTGCAAGCGGGTGATGGTCATCGACCACGGCCGGCTGATGTACGACGGGGCGCTGGCCGGGCTGCACGAGGTGGGCGAGAGCGAGCGCACGCTGGTGGTGGACCTGGAGCGCGAGCTGGCGCCGGTCGAGGTGGACGGGGCGCGGACGGTGAAGGTGGAGGGGCCGCGGCAGTGGCTGGCGTTCCCGGCCTCACGGTCGGCGGCGCCGCTGGTGGCGGAGCTCGCGGAACGCTATCCGCTGGTCGATCTGTCGGTGCGGGAGCCGGACATCGAGGCGGTGATCGCGAAGCTGTACGCGGAGCGTCCGGGGCTGTGA
- a CDS encoding DUF1707 SHOCT-like domain-containing protein produces the protein MTSDLPEMRASDSERERVAERLREAVAEGRLDMDEFEQRLDAAYRARTHGELAPLVRDLPVSGSVAASVAAPATGDWAGRVGGPATSKGAFAFWGGFGRKGTWTVGRRFTAFTMMGGGELDLREARFEDRETVITCIAVMGGVQIVVPPDLNVEVRGIGLMGGFGEHGGSVESAPDPAAPRVIINGVALMGGVGVERKRTRAEKQRLKAERAERLEREDRDRLDKGDGGERKELG, from the coding sequence ATGACGAGCGATCTCCCCGAGATGCGTGCCTCCGACTCCGAGCGGGAGCGGGTTGCCGAGCGGCTGCGTGAAGCCGTGGCCGAGGGACGGCTCGACATGGACGAGTTCGAGCAGCGCCTGGACGCGGCGTACAGGGCACGTACGCACGGCGAGTTGGCGCCGCTGGTGCGGGACCTGCCGGTGAGCGGTTCCGTGGCGGCGTCCGTGGCCGCCCCGGCGACGGGCGACTGGGCAGGACGGGTCGGTGGTCCCGCCACTTCCAAGGGCGCGTTCGCCTTCTGGGGCGGCTTCGGGCGCAAGGGCACGTGGACGGTGGGCCGCCGGTTCACCGCGTTCACGATGATGGGCGGCGGAGAACTGGATCTGCGCGAGGCTCGCTTCGAGGACCGCGAGACCGTGATCACCTGCATCGCGGTCATGGGCGGGGTGCAGATCGTCGTACCGCCCGACCTGAACGTCGAGGTCAGGGGCATCGGCCTGATGGGCGGCTTCGGTGAGCACGGCGGCAGCGTGGAGTCGGCGCCCGACCCGGCCGCCCCGCGGGTGATCATCAACGGTGTGGCGTTGATGGGCGGGGTGGGTGTGGAGCGCAAGCGCACCCGGGCCGAGAAGCAGCGGCTGAAGGCGGAGCGGGCCGAGCGGCTCGAGCGCGAGGACCGGGACCGGCTGGACAAGGGCGACGGCGGGGAGCGCAAGGAGCTCGGCTGA